A window from Sinanaerobacter sp. ZZT-01 encodes these proteins:
- a CDS encoding FeoA family protein — translation MNKEWMTLDKLPAGRFGEVKRITADGQARRRLLDLGLINETKVESLRKSPAGDPTAYEIRGAVIALRSEEASKIFVKMV, via the coding sequence ATGAATAAAGAATGGATGACTTTAGATAAATTGCCGGCAGGCAGATTTGGAGAAGTAAAAAGAATTACAGCAGATGGTCAGGCAAGGAGAAGGCTCTTAGATTTGGGGCTGATTAATGAGACGAAAGTTGAATCACTTCGAAAGAGTCCGGCAGGTGATCCGACGGCATATGAAATACGGGGAGCAGTTATTGCATTACGGTCAGAGGAAGCATCAAAAATCTTTGTGAAAATGGTGTGA
- the feoB gene encoding ferrous iron transport protein B, protein MGLTKQATGLAASREITKAEIESEEHMVVALAGNPNTGKSTVFNNLTGLNQHTGNWPGKTVVNAQGKYIYKDKKYLLIDLPGTYSLLANSAEEQVARDFICFEKPNVTIVVADATNLERNLNLALQIMEMSEKVILCVNLMDEAQRKKITIDLEKLSKLLGIPVIGTSARIDKGLVPLKDMIEKVACDEIVPSPIQVEYDEKIEKAIEEMQTEIKSCFGSKINCRWAALRLIEGDEPLVRSLQEALDMDQEELTALQEKITKVQDSLNKEKFTMEILRDQIASGLVQTAERIGKEVVLNENRMHNAQDRKIDNVLTSKIFGIPIMLALLGVVFWITIAGANVPSALLADALFSLEEKLTAFCSWIGIPNWLQDVLILGIYRTVAWVVSVMLPPMAIFFPLFTLLEDLGYLPRVAFNLDHYFKKACAHGKQALTMCMGFGCNAAGIISCRIIDSPRERLIAIITNNFVPCNGRFPTMIALASIFIAHGFGKFNSFIAAFVILISILLGVFITLFISRLLSQTILKGLPSSFTLELPPYRKPQIGQVIIRSVFDRTLFVLGRAVTVAAPAGLVIWIMANITFNEISLLDNCALFLQPFAELLGLDGYILMAFILGLPANEIVIPILIMSYLSKGSMLELGSLSEMRTLFIDNGWTWLTAVCTMIFSLNHWPCATTLWTIKKETQSWKWTGISFLVPTATGMVVCFIVAQTVRLLGLV, encoded by the coding sequence ATGGGTCTTACCAAGCAGGCTACCGGACTGGCTGCGTCAAGAGAGATAACGAAAGCAGAGATAGAGTCGGAAGAACATATGGTTGTTGCGTTAGCCGGCAATCCCAATACGGGGAAGAGTACGGTATTTAACAATCTTACAGGGCTGAACCAGCATACAGGAAACTGGCCGGGAAAAACAGTAGTAAATGCGCAAGGGAAGTATATATATAAGGATAAAAAGTATCTCTTAATCGATTTGCCGGGAACGTACTCTTTGCTTGCGAACTCGGCGGAGGAACAAGTCGCAAGGGATTTTATCTGCTTTGAAAAGCCAAATGTGACGATCGTTGTGGCAGATGCGACCAACCTGGAACGAAACCTTAATTTGGCATTGCAGATTATGGAAATGAGTGAAAAAGTAATTCTCTGCGTAAACTTAATGGATGAAGCACAGAGAAAAAAGATAACAATTGATTTAGAAAAGCTGTCTAAGCTTTTAGGCATACCGGTGATTGGGACTTCTGCAAGAATTGATAAAGGATTAGTACCATTAAAGGATATGATTGAAAAGGTTGCATGCGATGAAATAGTCCCATCTCCTATTCAGGTGGAGTATGATGAAAAGATAGAAAAAGCAATCGAAGAAATGCAAACGGAAATTAAGAGTTGTTTTGGTAGCAAAATTAATTGCAGGTGGGCTGCTTTACGTCTGATTGAAGGAGATGAACCACTTGTCCGATCCTTGCAAGAAGCTTTGGATATGGACCAAGAAGAGTTAACTGCGTTACAAGAGAAAATTACTAAAGTGCAGGATTCTCTAAACAAAGAAAAGTTCACGATGGAAATTCTGCGCGATCAAATTGCATCGGGTCTTGTTCAAACGGCAGAACGAATTGGAAAAGAAGTCGTTTTAAATGAAAATAGGATGCATAACGCACAGGATCGGAAGATTGATAACGTTCTGACTTCAAAAATATTTGGCATCCCAATCATGTTAGCCCTTTTAGGTGTTGTTTTTTGGATTACCATTGCAGGGGCAAACGTTCCTTCGGCATTGCTCGCTGATGCTTTATTTTCACTGGAAGAGAAGCTGACAGCATTTTGCAGCTGGATTGGAATTCCAAATTGGTTACAGGATGTATTAATACTGGGAATATACCGTACAGTGGCTTGGGTAGTATCCGTGATGCTTCCTCCTATGGCAATCTTTTTCCCGTTGTTTACTTTATTAGAGGATTTGGGTTATCTGCCGAGAGTTGCGTTTAATTTAGATCACTACTTTAAGAAAGCCTGCGCTCATGGAAAGCAAGCGCTGACCATGTGCATGGGCTTTGGATGCAATGCTGCTGGCATCATATCTTGTAGGATTATCGATTCTCCAAGGGAACGTTTAATTGCCATTATCACCAATAATTTTGTGCCCTGCAATGGGAGATTCCCCACTATGATTGCACTTGCGAGTATATTTATCGCACATGGATTTGGAAAATTTAATTCTTTTATAGCAGCATTTGTAATCCTTATCTCAATTTTACTTGGTGTATTTATTACTCTGTTTATATCGAGGCTGCTATCTCAGACGATTTTAAAGGGGTTACCATCTTCCTTTACATTGGAGCTTCCTCCTTACAGAAAACCGCAAATTGGGCAGGTTATTATCCGGTCTGTATTTGACCGAACTTTATTCGTATTAGGTAGAGCTGTAACAGTAGCTGCCCCTGCAGGGTTGGTTATTTGGATTATGGCTAACATTACTTTTAATGAGATCAGCTTGTTAGATAATTGTGCTCTATTTTTACAGCCATTTGCGGAACTGTTGGGGTTGGATGGTTACATTTTAATGGCATTCATTCTAGGTCTGCCTGCGAATGAGATTGTAATACCAATTCTGATCATGAGCTATCTTTCAAAGGGATCTATGCTGGAATTGGGAAGTCTTTCTGAAATGCGTACATTGTTTATTGACAATGGATGGACGTGGCTAACAGCGGTCTGCAC